A genomic stretch from Pseudomonas alkylphenolica includes:
- a CDS encoding MraY family glycosyltransferase: MSLLILLPLIGVLSFFLTAGLRLYALRRSLLDIPNIRSSHSVPTPRGGGVAIVVSFSVALVVMYAEAVLSTDAFWALAGAGLFVAGLGFLDDHGHVPARWRLLGHFIAAAWAMACFGGAPAIYFAGVSIGGVVVNLLMLFYLVWLLNLYNFMDGIDGIASIEALSVCFGAALMYWVSDVPGAIAPLLLLAVAVGGFLYWNFPPARIFMGDAGSGFLGITLGVFSLQAAWVQSSLFWGWVILLGVFVVDATVTLVRRMLLGERVYEAHRSHAYQYASRQYGKHLPITIAVTIINLFWLAPLALAVAMGKLDGGVGVLIAYLPLLLIALKFNAGKPEQRV, translated from the coding sequence ATGAGCCTTTTGATTTTGTTACCGTTAATCGGTGTTTTGTCTTTCTTTCTCACGGCCGGGCTTAGGCTTTATGCGCTACGACGTAGCCTGCTTGACATCCCAAATATCCGAAGTTCTCACAGTGTACCTACTCCCAGAGGCGGAGGCGTTGCGATTGTAGTTTCCTTTTCGGTAGCGTTGGTGGTGATGTATGCAGAAGCTGTACTTTCAACTGACGCTTTTTGGGCATTAGCGGGGGCTGGACTTTTTGTTGCCGGGTTGGGCTTCCTGGATGATCATGGTCATGTTCCTGCTCGCTGGAGGCTGCTAGGTCATTTTATAGCTGCTGCTTGGGCAATGGCATGCTTCGGCGGCGCCCCAGCTATTTATTTTGCTGGCGTGAGCATTGGCGGTGTGGTCGTGAACCTGCTCATGTTGTTCTATTTGGTCTGGTTGTTGAACCTATACAACTTCATGGATGGGATCGACGGTATCGCCAGTATCGAAGCACTCTCGGTCTGTTTTGGCGCGGCCCTGATGTATTGGGTGTCAGACGTTCCCGGAGCTATTGCTCCGCTCTTGCTTCTGGCTGTTGCCGTAGGAGGATTTCTATACTGGAACTTTCCGCCAGCTAGGATCTTCATGGGGGATGCGGGCAGCGGTTTTCTGGGAATCACCTTGGGGGTTTTTTCTTTACAAGCGGCCTGGGTACAGTCGAGCCTGTTTTGGGGGTGGGTCATTCTGCTTGGTGTCTTTGTGGTCGATGCGACGGTTACGCTGGTTCGTCGAATGCTGCTAGGAGAAAGGGTATATGAGGCCCATCGCAGTCATGCCTATCAGTATGCCTCGAGGCAATACGGTAAACATCTTCCAATCACCATTGCGGTTACAATAATTAACCTATTCTGGTTGGCGCCGCTGGCGCTGGCCGTAGCGATGGGCAAGTTGGATGGGGGGGTAGGCGTATTGATTGCTTACTTGCCATTGCTACTCATTGCACTGAAATTTAATGCAGGTAAACCTGAACAACGCGTCTGA
- a CDS encoding polysaccharide biosynthesis protein, translating to MDRIRPFLLGMPRRQKRMLQVFVDIVLVWMALWMAFVVRLGIEDLINPLKEHQWLFISAPIVAVPLFIRFGMYRAVMRYFGNDALIVIAKAVSLSALILAVVVYWSSNHQPVVPRSIIFNYWWLSLVLIGGLRLAMRQYFLGDWFSAAQHVPFASRDDGLNKVAIYGAGAAGNQLVAALRMGRVMRPVAFVDDDPEIVGRVISGLQVFNPKSIQRMVELTGAQEILLAIPSATRSRRREILADLESYPLHVRSVPAVMDLASGRVQVDDIQEVDIADILGRDAVPAQSELLAHCIAGQTVLVTGAGGSIGSELCRQIIALEPKALLLFEHSEFNLYSIFSELEQRIGRDFLSVQLLPILGSVRDSEKLLGVMTAWQVNTVYHAAAYKHVPMVEHNIAEGLLNNVVGTLYTAQAALRAQVANFVLISTDKAVRPTNIMGCTKRLAELVLQALSQERMPVLFDDEEQKPISNSTRFTMVRFGNVLGSSGSVIPLFHKQIKAGGPLTVTHPKITRYFMTIPEAAQLVIQAGSMGQGGDVFVLDMGEPVRIAELAEKMIHLSGFSVRSEKNPHGDIEIKFSGLRPGEKLYEELLIGDNVVATEHSMIMRASEDFIQWDSFKDKLSQLLLSIQEDDFVRIRQLLCEMVIGYSPEGEIVDWIYRARNARNYS from the coding sequence ATGGATAGAATCAGACCGTTCCTCTTGGGGATGCCGAGACGGCAAAAGCGAATGCTACAGGTATTCGTTGATATTGTTCTCGTCTGGATGGCATTGTGGATGGCCTTTGTAGTTAGACTGGGTATCGAGGATTTAATCAATCCACTCAAAGAGCATCAGTGGCTGTTCATAAGCGCGCCGATCGTTGCTGTTCCGCTGTTTATCCGGTTTGGCATGTATCGTGCGGTTATGCGCTACTTTGGTAACGATGCTTTGATTGTTATTGCGAAGGCCGTGTCACTGTCTGCGTTAATTCTTGCGGTAGTAGTGTACTGGTCCAGTAATCATCAGCCGGTGGTGCCACGTTCAATAATTTTTAACTATTGGTGGCTAAGCTTGGTATTGATTGGCGGCTTGCGCCTTGCAATGCGGCAGTACTTTCTCGGTGATTGGTTCTCAGCTGCCCAACATGTACCGTTCGCCAGTCGTGACGATGGGCTGAACAAGGTCGCAATTTATGGTGCGGGTGCGGCAGGCAATCAGCTCGTGGCAGCTCTGCGTATGGGACGGGTGATGCGGCCGGTAGCCTTTGTCGATGATGATCCGGAAATCGTCGGACGGGTTATTTCAGGGCTCCAGGTGTTCAACCCGAAAAGTATTCAGCGGATGGTGGAATTGACCGGAGCCCAGGAGATACTGCTGGCAATCCCTTCGGCAACACGCAGCCGGCGTCGAGAGATTCTCGCTGATCTAGAATCCTATCCGCTTCATGTTCGTAGTGTTCCTGCTGTTATGGATCTAGCCAGCGGTCGGGTTCAGGTTGATGACATTCAGGAAGTCGATATCGCCGATATACTCGGGCGCGATGCAGTTCCGGCGCAGTCGGAGCTATTAGCTCATTGTATTGCAGGGCAGACTGTATTGGTCACGGGGGCTGGGGGGTCAATAGGGTCGGAGTTGTGTCGACAGATCATTGCTCTCGAACCCAAAGCACTATTGTTGTTCGAGCACAGTGAGTTTAATCTCTACAGCATATTTAGTGAGCTTGAGCAGCGAATTGGTCGTGATTTTTTGTCAGTCCAGCTATTGCCGATATTAGGTTCGGTTCGCGATAGTGAAAAGCTCTTGGGGGTTATGACCGCCTGGCAGGTTAATACAGTCTATCATGCGGCAGCGTATAAACATGTTCCTATGGTGGAGCACAATATTGCGGAAGGTTTGTTAAATAATGTGGTTGGAACTCTTTACACTGCCCAGGCTGCCTTGCGAGCTCAGGTAGCTAATTTTGTTCTGATTTCGACAGATAAGGCTGTGCGGCCGACCAATATAATGGGGTGTACCAAACGTTTGGCAGAACTTGTGTTGCAGGCGTTGAGTCAGGAGCGTATGCCTGTATTGTTTGATGATGAAGAGCAGAAACCAATTAGTAATTCAACACGATTTACGATGGTGCGGTTTGGGAACGTCTTGGGCTCTTCTGGGTCCGTCATTCCGCTCTTTCACAAACAAATTAAAGCGGGTGGCCCCCTCACCGTGACGCACCCGAAAATAACACGTTACTTTATGACAATCCCTGAGGCCGCACAGCTAGTGATCCAAGCGGGCTCAATGGGGCAGGGTGGGGATGTATTCGTACTGGATATGGGCGAACCAGTCAGAATCGCCGAATTGGCGGAAAAAATGATTCATCTTTCCGGATTCAGTGTCCGCTCCGAAAAAAATCCGCACGGTGATATCGAAATCAAGTTTAGCGGATTACGCCCCGGAGAGAAGCTGTATGAAGAGTTACTGATTGGGGACAATGTGGTTGCCACAGAACACTCCATGATCATGCGCGCAAGTGAAGACTTCATTCAGTGGGACTCCTTCAAGGACAAGCTTTCCCAGCTACTTCTCTCAATACAGGAGGATGATTTTGTGCGCATCCGTCAGCTGTTGTGTGAGATGGTTATCGGTTACTCCCCAGAAGGTGAAATTGTCGATTGGATATACCGGGCGCGTAATGCTCGTAATTACAGTTGA
- a CDS encoding class I SAM-dependent methyltransferase codes for MTSYDAADLIPLEGFTPLQIDEKTPISKKIQYACGLNAFKGWLNVDFFDDALIWNFTHFGGVPRNVAENVYKLNILDRHPFPDNYFDYAFCEDFVEHIQQKDAILFLFEVYRTLKPGGILRLSTPGLDGVMNVHFNKPNYESILENQDSAYTRWGHVHFFTHESLKTMASYIGYREYHPVSYGESLHKELEHLETRAEQNEYKINLYSELTK; via the coding sequence ATGACCAGTTACGATGCTGCAGATCTGATTCCGCTGGAAGGCTTCACACCACTTCAAATCGACGAAAAGACCCCAATATCTAAGAAAATTCAGTATGCCTGTGGGCTGAATGCTTTCAAGGGGTGGCTTAACGTTGACTTTTTCGATGATGCATTAATCTGGAACTTCACGCATTTTGGGGGAGTGCCAAGAAATGTTGCGGAAAATGTCTACAAATTAAACATTCTTGATCGCCACCCATTCCCTGACAACTATTTTGACTATGCTTTTTGCGAGGACTTTGTCGAACACATCCAACAAAAGGATGCGATATTGTTCCTATTTGAGGTTTATCGAACCCTGAAGCCTGGCGGTATTCTTCGACTGTCTACTCCAGGGTTGGATGGCGTGATGAATGTTCATTTCAACAAGCCCAACTACGAAAGCATCCTTGAAAATCAAGACTCCGCTTACACTCGATGGGGCCACGTCCACTTCTTTACGCATGAGAGTCTTAAAACAATGGCCTCCTACATCGGATACCGGGAGTACCATCCTGTGTCATACGGAGAGTCACTCCATAAAGAACTCGAACATCTTGAAACTAGAGCCGAGCAAAACGAATATAAAATAAATTTATATTCAGAACTAACAAAATAA
- a CDS encoding ComEA family DNA-binding protein, which translates to MRNTVLSYLLLPLFASASFSLSAAPATETVTSPVPVVATQQTVARLDLNTADVLTLQSTLSGIGKTKAEAIVAYREEHGAFTTVDELLEIKGIGKALLDRNRDKLTVN; encoded by the coding sequence ATGCGCAACACCGTCCTGTCCTACCTGCTACTTCCTCTGTTCGCCAGCGCATCCTTTTCGTTGAGTGCGGCACCGGCAACAGAGACTGTGACAAGCCCGGTGCCTGTCGTGGCTACGCAACAGACCGTCGCACGGCTGGACCTCAACACCGCCGACGTTCTAACCCTGCAATCCACCCTGTCCGGCATCGGCAAAACCAAGGCCGAAGCTATCGTCGCATACCGCGAAGAGCACGGCGCCTTCACTACGGTGGATGAGCTGCTGGAGATCAAGGGCATCGGTAAGGCCCTGCTCGATCGCAACCGCGACAAGCTCACAGTCAACTAG
- a CDS encoding SDR family NAD(P)-dependent oxidoreductase: protein MSASSVTPTALVTGASSGIGAVYAERLAARGHDLLLVARDQQRLDALAADLQARHGINVEVLSADFAQAADLARVEQRLRDDQSIGVLVNNAGIAMNGTLADATAAQIDALVALNIVAVTRLASAAAAQFGKAGRGTIINIASVVALAPEMFNAVYSASKAYVLSLTQTLQGELKEKNVQVQAVLPGVTRTEIWERSGLDVAQIDPQMVMEAGEMVDAALAGLDSGELVTIPSLPDAAHWQAFIKARDTLRPNLSRSSAAARYK, encoded by the coding sequence ATGTCAGCTTCCTCGGTAACCCCTACCGCGCTCGTCACTGGCGCGTCTTCCGGAATCGGTGCGGTTTATGCCGAGCGTCTGGCTGCTCGTGGTCACGACCTGCTGTTGGTCGCACGGGACCAACAGCGGCTTGACGCCTTGGCAGCTGATCTACAGGCCCGGCATGGCATCAATGTCGAGGTATTGTCGGCAGATTTTGCACAAGCGGCAGATCTGGCCCGTGTCGAACAGCGTTTACGCGATGACCAGAGCATTGGTGTGTTGGTCAATAACGCCGGTATCGCCATGAATGGCACCTTGGCGGACGCTACTGCTGCGCAGATCGATGCGTTGGTGGCGCTCAACATTGTGGCGGTAACACGTCTGGCGTCGGCCGCGGCCGCCCAGTTTGGCAAAGCCGGCCGCGGCACCATCATCAACATCGCCTCGGTCGTTGCTCTGGCGCCTGAGATGTTCAACGCGGTGTACAGCGCGAGCAAGGCCTATGTACTGAGCCTGACTCAGACGCTGCAAGGTGAGTTGAAAGAGAAGAATGTACAGGTTCAGGCGGTGTTGCCGGGTGTGACCCGCACCGAGATCTGGGAGCGCTCGGGCCTGGATGTCGCACAGATCGATCCGCAGATGGTTATGGAAGCAGGAGAGATGGTCGACGCGGCGCTGGCGGGGTTGGACAGCGGGGAGTTGGTGACCATTCCGTCGCTGCCTGATGCCGCGCACTGGCAGGCTTTTATCAAGGCACGCGATACACTGAGGCCAAATCTGTCGCGCAGTTCTGCCGCAGCACGTTACAAGTGA
- a CDS encoding DUF2897 family protein yields the protein MPWYAWLILVLAIGSIVGGLMLLRDTAKKLPLTEEQLKRVQERNAEMDAKDAQDR from the coding sequence ATGCCCTGGTATGCCTGGTTGATCCTGGTGCTCGCGATAGGCTCCATCGTCGGTGGCCTGATGCTGCTGCGTGATACCGCGAAAAAGCTGCCCCTGACTGAAGAGCAGCTCAAGCGCGTGCAGGAACGCAATGCTGAAATGGATGCCAAGGATGCGCAGGATCGTTGA
- the pyrF gene encoding orotidine-5'-phosphate decarboxylase codes for MSACQTPIIVALDFPTRDAALKLADQLDPSLCRVKVGKELFTSSASGIVETLVEKGFEVFLDLKFHDIPNTTAMAVKAAAEMGVWMVNVHCSGGLRMMSACREVLAKRSGPQPLLIGVTVLTSMEREDLAGIGLDIEPQEQVLRLAALAEKAGMDGLVCSALEAPALKAAHPSLQLVTPGIRPAGSAQDDQRRILTPRQALDAGSDYLVIGRPISQAADPAQALAAVVAEIRA; via the coding sequence ATGTCCGCCTGCCAGACGCCCATCATCGTCGCCCTGGATTTCCCTACCCGTGACGCCGCCCTGAAACTGGCGGATCAGCTCGATCCGTCCCTGTGCCGGGTCAAGGTCGGCAAGGAGCTGTTCACCAGCAGCGCATCGGGCATTGTCGAAACCCTGGTCGAGAAGGGCTTCGAGGTGTTCCTCGATCTGAAATTCCACGACATTCCCAACACCACTGCCATGGCTGTTAAAGCCGCTGCGGAGATGGGTGTATGGATGGTCAACGTCCACTGCTCCGGTGGCCTGCGCATGATGTCGGCCTGCCGCGAGGTGCTGGCCAAGCGCAGCGGTCCACAACCGCTGCTGATCGGTGTGACTGTGCTGACCAGCATGGAGCGTGAAGACCTGGCCGGCATTGGCCTGGATATCGAACCGCAGGAGCAGGTGCTGCGCCTGGCAGCACTGGCTGAAAAGGCTGGCATGGACGGTCTGGTGTGCTCTGCCCTGGAAGCGCCGGCGCTGAAGGCTGCGCATCCGTCGCTGCAACTGGTTACCCCGGGTATTCGTCCGGCAGGCAGTGCCCAGGATGACCAGCGTCGTATCCTGACCCCGCGTCAGGCGCTGGACGCCGGTTCCGATTACCTGGTGATCGGTCGCCCGATCAGCCAGGCTGCCGACCCGGCGCAGGCGCTGGCCGCGGTGGTTGCAGAGATTCGCGCTTGA
- a CDS encoding NADP-dependent oxidoreductase translates to MTAQTNRRFLLAKRPIGAVSRDDFNFEQIPLGEPGEGQVQVKNLYLSLDPAMRGWMNEGKSYIPPVALGQVMRALGVGEVIASKHPGFAVGDHVNGALGVQDYFVGEPQGFYKIDPKLAPLPRYLSALGMTGMTAYFALLDVGAPKEGDTVVLSGAAGAVGSIAGQIAKIKGCRVVGIAGGKEKCQYLKDELGFDGVIDYKAEDVLEGLKRECPKGVDVYFDNVGGDILDAVLSRLNFKARVVICGAISQYNNKQAVKGPANYLSLLVNRARMEGFVVMDHAANYGKAAQEIAGWLATGKLKSKEDVVEGLETFPETLLKLFSGENFGKLVLKV, encoded by the coding sequence ATGACCGCCCAGACCAACCGCCGCTTCCTGCTCGCCAAACGCCCGATCGGAGCAGTCAGCCGTGACGACTTCAACTTCGAACAGATACCACTCGGTGAACCCGGCGAAGGCCAGGTACAGGTGAAAAACCTCTACCTGTCCCTGGACCCGGCCATGCGCGGCTGGATGAACGAGGGCAAGTCTTACATTCCGCCAGTGGCTCTTGGCCAGGTCATGCGCGCCTTGGGCGTCGGCGAAGTGATCGCCTCGAAACACCCCGGCTTCGCCGTCGGCGACCACGTCAATGGTGCCCTCGGTGTGCAGGACTACTTCGTCGGCGAACCGCAGGGCTTCTACAAGATCGATCCGAAACTGGCACCGCTGCCGCGCTACCTGTCCGCCCTGGGCATGACCGGCATGACCGCCTACTTCGCCCTGCTCGACGTCGGCGCTCCCAAGGAAGGTGACACCGTGGTGCTCTCCGGAGCCGCCGGTGCAGTAGGCAGCATTGCCGGACAGATTGCCAAGATCAAAGGTTGCCGGGTGGTCGGGATCGCCGGGGGCAAAGAGAAATGTCAGTACCTGAAAGACGAGCTGGGCTTCGACGGCGTCATTGACTACAAGGCCGAGGATGTCCTCGAAGGCCTCAAGCGTGAATGCCCGAAAGGGGTCGACGTCTACTTCGACAATGTCGGCGGCGACATTCTTGATGCCGTGCTCAGCCGCTTGAATTTCAAGGCACGGGTGGTGATTTGCGGTGCCATCAGCCAGTACAACAACAAGCAGGCGGTCAAAGGTCCGGCCAATTACCTGTCACTGCTGGTCAACCGGGCGCGAATGGAAGGCTTCGTGGTGATGGACCATGCCGCCAATTACGGCAAGGCCGCACAGGAAATTGCCGGCTGGCTGGCAACCGGCAAACTGAAGAGCAAGGAAGATGTGGTCGAAGGGCTGGAAACCTTCCCCGAGACGCTGTTGAAGCTGTTCAGCGGGGAAAATTTCGGCAAGCTGGTACTGAAAGTCTAA
- a CDS encoding SDR family oxidoreductase — protein sequence MSMTFSGQVALVTGGAAGIGRATALAFAAEGLKVVVADLDAAGGQGTVDLIRAAGGEALFVTCNVTREADVQQLLACTVEAYGRLDYAFNNAGIEIEQGRLAEGSEAEFDAIMGVNVKGVWLCMKYQLPLLLAQGGGAIVNTASVAGLGAAPKMSIYSASKHAVIGLTKSAAIEYAKKKIRVNAVCPAVIDTDMFRRAYEADPRKAEFAAAMHPVGRIGKVEEIASAVLYLCSDGAAFTTGHALAVDGGATAI from the coding sequence ATGAGCATGACTTTTTCCGGCCAGGTTGCCCTGGTCACTGGCGGCGCGGCGGGTATCGGCCGGGCGACGGCCTTGGCATTTGCCGCCGAAGGTTTGAAGGTGGTGGTTGCCGATCTAGACGCTGCAGGCGGCCAGGGGACGGTCGATCTGATCCGCGCCGCAGGGGGAGAGGCGCTGTTCGTAACTTGTAACGTTACCCGCGAAGCCGATGTGCAGCAGCTGCTCGCTTGCACTGTCGAGGCTTATGGGCGTCTCGACTATGCCTTCAACAATGCCGGCATCGAAATCGAGCAAGGCCGCTTGGCCGAAGGCAGCGAAGCCGAGTTCGACGCGATCATGGGCGTCAACGTCAAGGGGGTGTGGTTGTGCATGAAGTACCAGCTACCGCTGTTGCTGGCCCAGGGCGGCGGTGCGATTGTCAACACCGCGTCGGTGGCCGGGCTCGGCGCGGCGCCGAAAATGAGTATCTACAGCGCCTCCAAGCATGCGGTGATCGGTCTGACCAAGTCGGCGGCGATTGAATACGCCAAGAAGAAAATCCGCGTCAACGCCGTCTGCCCGGCGGTGATCGATACCGATATGTTCCGCCGTGCCTATGAGGCCGATCCGCGCAAGGCCGAGTTTGCTGCAGCCATGCACCCCGTAGGGCGTATTGGTAAGGTCGAAGAGATCGCCAGCGCGGTGCTGTACCTGTGCAGTGATGGCGCCGCGTTCACCACCGGCCATGCCCTGGCGGTGGATGGTGGGGCGACTGCGATTTGA
- a CDS encoding MFS transporter, with translation MPTQRSPALLAFALCLITFAVNLQAPLYTTYAELSGTGAAATALAFSAYVVGVVPVLLLLGGLADRVGRRPLIIVTLGLSMLATLLMLLAPTLEALGLARLLLGIGTALASATGTAYMSELMHNGDHQRAATWVTASTSLGFGLGAALTSLFLLRGPSLTPESFYLHLLLAGLALLAVWRLPDQRRDTQGPWLRLPSYPAGSLPYGLAILLAWACVGLVIALLPSILKQHGLADWSGFSTFCVISCGLLFQPLARRMAPDKATLLGLMVLPCSYALLAWGADRGQLVAVLLGTVAASSACYGFVYLGGLSAVNMLAGAEKTRASAGFFLLAYLGFSLPVIFTGLLADRLGSRVALLVFGAGLLIGCLLVAVRLFWHCQHLQSQPTAQ, from the coding sequence ATGCCCACCCAGCGTTCCCCTGCCCTGCTGGCCTTCGCCCTGTGCCTGATCACTTTTGCGGTCAACCTGCAGGCTCCCCTGTATACGACCTATGCCGAGCTTTCCGGAACCGGTGCCGCAGCCACGGCGCTGGCTTTTTCAGCTTATGTCGTCGGTGTGGTGCCGGTACTGTTGCTGCTCGGTGGCCTGGCGGACCGGGTCGGGCGGCGCCCCCTGATCATCGTCACCCTGGGCTTGTCGATGCTGGCCACCCTGCTGATGCTGCTGGCGCCAACCCTGGAAGCACTGGGGCTGGCACGCTTGCTGCTGGGCATCGGCACAGCGCTGGCCTCGGCGACGGGCACCGCCTACATGAGTGAACTGATGCACAACGGCGACCATCAGCGTGCGGCCACGTGGGTCACTGCCAGTACCTCACTGGGCTTTGGCCTTGGCGCTGCGTTGACCAGTCTGTTCCTGTTGCGTGGGCCGAGCCTGACACCTGAAAGCTTCTACTTGCACCTGCTACTAGCTGGCCTGGCCCTGCTGGCGGTGTGGCGTCTTCCCGATCAACGTCGCGATACCCAGGGCCCGTGGCTACGCCTGCCCAGCTATCCCGCAGGCAGCCTGCCTTATGGCCTGGCGATCCTGCTGGCGTGGGCCTGCGTCGGTCTGGTCATCGCCTTGCTGCCGTCGATCCTCAAACAACACGGCCTGGCCGATTGGTCCGGCTTCTCGACCTTCTGCGTGATCAGCTGCGGCCTGTTGTTCCAGCCACTGGCCCGGCGTATGGCGCCTGACAAAGCGACTTTGCTCGGCTTGATGGTATTGCCCTGCAGCTATGCGTTGCTGGCCTGGGGTGCTGATCGCGGTCAACTGGTCGCCGTGCTGCTCGGGACGGTGGCCGCCAGCAGTGCCTGCTATGGCTTTGTCTATCTGGGTGGATTGTCGGCGGTAAACATGCTTGCAGGGGCCGAAAAAACCCGCGCCAGCGCAGGCTTTTTTCTGCTTGCTTACCTGGGCTTCAGCTTGCCGGTGATTTTTACCGGACTATTGGCTGACCGTCTGGGTTCCAGGGTTGCCCTGCTGGTATTTGGCGCCGGCTTGCTGATTGGTTGCCTATTGGTTGCTGTACGCCTGTTCTGGCACTGCCAACACCTGCAAAGTCAGCCAACAGCCCAGTGA
- a CDS encoding aminotransferase-like domain-containing protein, whose amino-acid sequence MNLTLDRQSSTPLVQQVTDQLQGWIEQQRLRPGSRLPSIRQLAREQGISQSCVIEAYDRLVATGLLEARHGAGFFVAEQRLSAALVDQPFRDETFANRWQQFSDAPVDLLNLCCGWVPSSWRATEAIAQAVRHVSRGPVEDLLDYCPPLGLASLRAQLHKVLGQIGIQVSPQQILTTQGASHALDLLVRTLLKPGDKVVVESPGYYNLYNLLRQHQIEMLLVPRTAAGPDLQVLEDLLKRHRPRCLYINSLYHNPTGSSLTPKVAYRLLELAREHDVQIIEDDIYADFQDGAVTRLATLDAEQRVIYLASFSKTLSSSLRVGYLVAEPALVARLAELKMVAGLGTCRFSEQVVAQMLASGSYRKSVARLRPRLAQHMAKALGQLEASGWQVFTEPYGGMFVWARCPGWDFAALNREALACSVLLAPGSAFDPQGAASDWLRINVAYVQDQRAQAFFQSTR is encoded by the coding sequence ATGAACCTGACACTTGACCGTCAATCCTCCACGCCATTGGTCCAGCAGGTCACGGATCAGTTGCAGGGCTGGATCGAACAGCAACGCCTGCGTCCCGGCAGCCGCCTGCCATCGATCCGCCAGTTGGCGCGCGAGCAGGGCATCAGCCAGTCCTGTGTGATCGAAGCTTATGACCGGCTGGTGGCGACGGGTTTACTGGAGGCTCGGCATGGTGCCGGCTTTTTTGTCGCTGAACAGCGGCTAAGTGCTGCACTGGTTGATCAGCCATTTCGCGATGAAACCTTTGCCAATCGCTGGCAACAGTTCAGCGATGCCCCGGTCGATCTGCTCAATCTGTGTTGTGGCTGGGTGCCTTCCAGCTGGCGCGCTACCGAAGCGATCGCCCAGGCTGTGCGTCACGTCAGCCGTGGGCCGGTGGAAGATCTGCTCGACTACTGTCCACCGTTGGGGCTGGCCAGTTTGCGCGCTCAATTGCACAAGGTCCTGGGGCAGATCGGTATCCAGGTCAGTCCCCAGCAGATCCTTACGACCCAGGGCGCCAGTCATGCTCTCGACTTGCTGGTGCGAACCCTGCTCAAGCCTGGTGACAAGGTCGTGGTGGAAAGTCCGGGGTACTACAACTTGTACAACCTGCTGCGCCAGCATCAGATCGAAATGCTGCTGGTGCCACGTACCGCCGCAGGCCCGGACCTGCAAGTACTGGAAGACCTGCTCAAGCGCCATCGGCCGCGTTGCCTGTACATCAACAGTCTGTATCACAACCCCACTGGCAGTAGCCTGACCCCAAAGGTGGCTTACCGCTTGCTGGAGCTCGCTCGTGAGCATGATGTACAGATCATCGAAGACGATATCTATGCCGACTTTCAGGACGGTGCAGTAACGCGTCTGGCCACCCTGGACGCCGAGCAGCGGGTAATTTACCTCGCCAGCTTTTCCAAGACCTTGAGCAGCTCGTTACGCGTCGGCTACCTGGTGGCGGAACCCGCACTGGTCGCCCGCCTGGCCGAACTGAAGATGGTTGCCGGGCTGGGTACTTGCCGGTTCAGCGAGCAGGTGGTGGCACAGATGCTCGCCAGTGGTTCGTACCGCAAAAGCGTGGCGCGCCTGCGTCCGCGCCTGGCGCAGCACATGGCCAAGGCGCTGGGGCAACTGGAAGCCAGCGGCTGGCAGGTATTTACCGAGCCTTATGGCGGGATGTTTGTCTGGGCGCGCTGCCCTGGTTGGGATTTCGCCGCGCTCAATCGAGAAGCATTGGCTTGTTCGGTGCTGCTGGCGCCGGGCAGTGCATTTGATCCGCAGGGGGCTGCCAGTGACTGGTTGCGGATCAATGTCGCCTACGTTCAGGACCAGCGCGCCCAGGCGTTCTTCCAAAGCACCAGATGA